Proteins from a single region of Candidatus Binatia bacterium:
- a CDS encoding TetR/AcrR family transcriptional regulator: MSVRSGNGRELTRKGVATRDRIIAVAAELIAERGVAGTTTEEVRNAAGVSSSQLYHYFEDKMALVRAVIAYQTDAVLGAQDEFLEKPDSMQALRRWRDLLVRIQRGLRCEGGCPLGSLSSEIAEIAPEFRMDLNRAFARWEDGIRSGLRAMHARGELRKGADPDRLATALLAAVQGGLLLTQIRRTTKPLESAIDAMLDHIESLRMPLRHPRGSSSRSLRPAF; encoded by the coding sequence ATGAGTGTTAGGTCGGGCAACGGTCGGGAATTGACGCGCAAGGGGGTCGCCACGCGAGACCGCATCATCGCCGTGGCGGCGGAGCTCATTGCGGAGCGAGGCGTCGCCGGCACGACGACCGAGGAGGTCCGCAACGCGGCCGGGGTGAGCTCATCGCAGCTCTACCATTATTTCGAAGACAAAATGGCGCTCGTACGCGCCGTAATCGCCTACCAGACCGATGCAGTATTGGGCGCGCAGGACGAATTTCTCGAGAAGCCCGATAGCATGCAGGCCTTGCGTCGGTGGCGCGATCTCCTCGTACGAATTCAACGAGGACTGCGGTGCGAAGGAGGTTGTCCGCTCGGATCCCTTTCAAGTGAAATTGCGGAAATAGCGCCCGAATTCCGGATGGACCTCAACAGGGCGTTCGCGCGTTGGGAAGACGGAATCAGAAGCGGTTTGCGTGCGATGCACGCGCGGGGCGAACTGCGCAAAGGTGCCGATCCAGACCGGCTCGCCACCGCGCTGCTAGCCGCCGTCCAAGGGGGACTGCTGCTGACGCAGATCCGGCGAACCACGAAACCGCTGGAGTCCGCCATCGACGCGATGTTAGACCACATCGAATCACTAAGAATGCCGCTGCGGCATCCGAGGGGGTCATCGTCGCGCTCCCTGCGTCCGGCATTTTAG
- a CDS encoding metal ABC transporter substrate-binding protein, with translation MTRATIAILFALTACSHGAQSTVRQAQGDSSGKIAVATTISTLNSFVEGVGGQYVTVKNIVPVGASPETFQPAPQDVAAVADAEVLVENGAGLETWLDRLLRDAGSKDLRVVVGADGLPVKNLNPHLWMDPVLAQGYVLKIRDALAAADPAHADAFRRNAASYNLRLAALAKSIQRQIDTIPPSHRYMIVFHNAWQYYNDRFGITTLGFVERNPGQEPNPQQIAQLIDLAKAHHVHGVFSEPEYSPKILYSIAQGAGIRVVEDLYDDSIGTNPRVANYIAMLNYDTGVIVKTLK, from the coding sequence ATGACGCGCGCTACTATCGCCATCCTTTTCGCGTTAACGGCGTGCTCGCATGGGGCCCAATCCACCGTTCGACAGGCTCAGGGTGACAGCAGCGGTAAGATCGCCGTGGCGACGACGATCTCAACGCTCAATTCGTTCGTGGAAGGCGTCGGCGGGCAGTACGTGACCGTCAAGAACATCGTTCCGGTCGGCGCGTCGCCCGAGACGTTTCAACCCGCGCCGCAGGACGTCGCGGCCGTTGCGGACGCCGAGGTGCTCGTCGAGAACGGGGCGGGGCTCGAAACCTGGCTCGACCGGCTGTTGCGCGACGCGGGATCTAAGGATCTGCGCGTCGTCGTGGGCGCCGATGGCCTGCCGGTCAAAAACCTCAACCCCCATCTTTGGATGGACCCAGTGCTGGCCCAGGGCTACGTCTTGAAGATTCGCGACGCGCTCGCGGCGGCCGATCCCGCGCATGCCGACGCGTTTCGGCGCAACGCGGCGAGCTATAACCTGCGCCTCGCCGCACTTGCGAAAAGCATCCAGCGGCAGATCGACACGATTCCGCCCTCGCATCGCTACATGATCGTGTTCCACAACGCGTGGCAGTACTACAACGACCGGTTCGGCATCACGACGCTCGGCTTCGTCGAGCGCAATCCTGGGCAGGAGCCGAATCCTCAGCAGATCGCGCAGCTGATCGACCTCGCCAAGGCGCATCACGTGCACGGCGTCTTCAGCGAGCCCGAGTATAGCCCGAAGATCCTCTACTCCATCGCGCAGGGCGCGGGCATCCGCGTGGTCGAGGACCTCTACGACGATTCCATCGGTACGAATCCGCGCGTCGCCAACTACATCGCGATGCTGAACTACGACACCGGCGTGATCGTGAAGACGCTGAAGTGA
- a CDS encoding SDR family oxidoreductase: MDTTYRDFVGKTALVTGATSGIGKATAVELARRGARVLVSGRDVARGEAVVSAIRAGSGKADFLKADLDDPESTLNLARRALDIAGHVDILVNNAGVFPFGPTAETSLDTFHDVYATNVRAPFILVAELAPRMAQRGKGAIVNVSSMAGDFGMAGMALYGSTKAAINLLTKAWAAEFGPKGVRVNAVSPGPTRTDGTAAMGDGLSQLAAMAPAGHPATPEEIADAIVYLASDGASFVHGAVLPVDGGRTAV; encoded by the coding sequence ATGGATACGACCTATCGAGACTTCGTTGGCAAAACCGCCCTCGTCACTGGGGCGACCAGCGGCATCGGGAAGGCGACTGCGGTGGAATTGGCTCGTCGTGGAGCCCGCGTACTGGTCTCCGGGCGTGACGTAGCGCGCGGTGAAGCGGTCGTTTCCGCAATCAGGGCCGGCAGCGGGAAAGCTGACTTTCTGAAGGCTGACCTGGACGATCCCGAATCGACGCTAAACCTGGCGCGACGCGCCCTGGATATTGCCGGACACGTCGATATCCTCGTGAATAATGCCGGCGTTTTCCCGTTCGGGCCCACGGCCGAAACGAGCCTCGACACGTTTCACGATGTCTATGCGACTAATGTGAGGGCGCCGTTCATCCTCGTCGCCGAGTTGGCGCCTAGAATGGCGCAACGGGGTAAGGGTGCGATTGTCAACGTTAGCAGTATGGCCGGCGACTTCGGCATGGCCGGGATGGCGCTCTACGGCTCGACCAAGGCGGCGATCAACTTACTCACAAAAGCGTGGGCTGCCGAATTTGGCCCGAAGGGTGTACGCGTGAACGCCGTGAGTCCGGGGCCAACGCGCACCGACGGAACGGCCGCCATGGGGGACGGCCTCTCGCAACTTGCCGCCATGGCGCCGGCGGGCCATCCGGCGACACCCGAAGAGATCGCCGACGCAATCGTCTATCTCGCTTCCGACGGCGCAAGCTTCGTACATGGCGCCGTTCTGCCGGTAGACGGCGGCCGAACCGCCGTGTAA
- a CDS encoding DUF4437 domain-containing protein: MTTQSFAQDLGTGATPAASAQGGATQGTFTTSDAIRWKPVDPKNHPGLMMFVVWGNPNEGASLILQKYPAGMDSGWHWHTAAYDGIVIKGKFTHTFEGAAPQTGGPGAAWSQPARQIHHDKCEEGGDCIIAVYFHDKLDFNPVPMKAQ, translated from the coding sequence ATGACAACGCAATCTTTCGCGCAAGATCTAGGCACGGGCGCGACTCCGGCGGCTAGCGCACAGGGCGGAGCGACCCAAGGTACCTTTACAACGAGCGACGCTATTCGGTGGAAGCCCGTCGATCCCAAGAACCACCCTGGACTGATGATGTTCGTGGTGTGGGGGAATCCAAATGAGGGCGCCTCGTTGATCCTGCAAAAGTATCCCGCGGGCATGGACTCGGGCTGGCACTGGCACACCGCGGCGTATGACGGCATCGTGATCAAGGGCAAATTCACGCATACTTTCGAGGGAGCAGCACCGCAGACAGGCGGGCCGGGAGCCGCGTGGTCGCAACCTGCGAGACAGATCCATCATGACAAGTGCGAAGAGGGCGGCGACTGCATCATCGCCGTGTACTTCCACGACAAGCTCGACTTCAACCCGGTGCCTATGAAGGCGCAATAA
- the purK gene encoding 5-(carboxyamino)imidazole ribonucleotide synthase: protein MKRIETIGVIGGGQLGRMFTLDAKRMGYHVITLDPQEHSPSGQVSDEQIVAAYGDLDAIEELGRRSDVITYEFENIDIASVRHLEALSHRVTPSSGVLHVTQNRLREKRFVRDAGLDTTPFAPVLTAADLQAAAERVGFPAILKTAQGGYDGKGQWPAASPEEAEAALAAAGGAELIFERAVPLECELSVIATRNAHDEIVSYPVAENTHDRGILTMTVAPARVDARVAKRAEEAAAIVGRGLGIVGTYCLEFFLSTSGELLVNEIAPRPHNSGHYTIDVTPCSQYEQHVRAICDLPPSPPRLLANAVMRNVLGDGNGDHLAGIPDLLRDPSIVLHLYGKRHAVARRKMGHFTMLVDGPVDDAAIARAKAAHAKLHWTPC, encoded by the coding sequence TTGAAGCGCATCGAGACTATCGGCGTGATCGGCGGCGGCCAGCTGGGCCGCATGTTCACGCTCGACGCGAAGCGGATGGGCTATCACGTGATCACGCTCGATCCGCAGGAGCATTCGCCCTCCGGCCAAGTCTCCGACGAACAGATCGTCGCCGCCTACGGCGATCTCGATGCGATCGAGGAGCTCGGGCGGCGCAGCGATGTGATCACCTACGAGTTCGAAAACATCGACATCGCGTCCGTGCGTCACCTCGAGGCGCTTTCGCATCGCGTCACGCCGAGTAGCGGCGTGTTGCACGTCACACAGAATCGGCTGCGCGAGAAGCGGTTCGTCCGCGATGCCGGTCTGGACACGACGCCGTTTGCGCCCGTCTTAACTGCCGCAGACCTGCAAGCCGCCGCCGAGCGCGTCGGATTTCCGGCAATCCTCAAAACCGCGCAGGGCGGATACGACGGTAAGGGGCAGTGGCCGGCGGCGTCGCCGGAGGAAGCCGAGGCGGCGCTCGCGGCCGCGGGCGGAGCGGAGCTGATCTTCGAGCGCGCGGTTCCGCTCGAGTGCGAACTGAGCGTCATCGCGACGCGCAACGCTCACGACGAGATCGTCAGTTATCCGGTCGCGGAGAACACGCACGATCGCGGCATCCTTACGATGACCGTCGCGCCGGCTCGAGTCGATGCGCGGGTCGCCAAACGAGCCGAGGAAGCGGCCGCGATCGTCGGGCGCGGACTCGGCATCGTCGGCACGTACTGCCTCGAGTTCTTTCTGTCGACGAGCGGCGAGCTGCTCGTCAACGAGATCGCGCCGCGGCCTCACAACAGCGGCCACTACACGATTGACGTCACGCCCTGCTCGCAGTACGAGCAGCACGTTCGCGCGATCTGCGATCTGCCGCCGTCGCCGCCGCGTCTGCTCGCCAACGCCGTCATGCGCAACGTGTTGGGGGACGGCAACGGCGATCATCTTGCCGGCATCCCCGACCTGCTGCGCGACCCGTCCATCGTTCTGCACCTCTACGGCAAACGGCACGCCGTCGCGCGCCGCAAGATGGGCCACTTCACGATGCTCGTCGACGGTCCCGTCGACGATGCTGCAATCGCTCGCGCCAAAGCGGCGCACGCCAAGCTCCACTGGACGCCATGCTAA
- the purE gene encoding 5-(carboxyamino)imidazole ribonucleotide mutase has product MAQAGKAPIVGIIMGSRSDWETMSSARDTLDELEIPCEVRVVSAHRMPDEMFEYAESAAKRGLRAIIAGAGGAAHLPGMTAAKTLIPVIGVPVQSARMGGLDSLLSIVQMPPGVPVATMAIGGAVNAALFAARIVALDDAGVAERLAAYAVRMHDAAASSKLD; this is encoded by the coding sequence ATGGCGCAAGCGGGCAAAGCACCGATCGTTGGGATCATCATGGGTAGCCGTTCGGATTGGGAGACGATGTCGAGCGCGCGCGACACGCTCGACGAGCTCGAGATTCCGTGTGAGGTTCGCGTTGTGTCCGCGCATCGGATGCCCGACGAGATGTTCGAGTACGCGGAGTCGGCGGCAAAGCGCGGGCTGCGCGCGATCATCGCGGGTGCCGGCGGAGCGGCCCACCTGCCCGGCATGACCGCCGCGAAGACGCTGATTCCGGTCATCGGCGTCCCCGTGCAATCGGCGCGGATGGGCGGGCTCGACTCGCTGCTTTCGATCGTGCAGATGCCGCCCGGCGTACCCGTCGCGACGATGGCCATCGGCGGCGCGGTCAACGCCGCGCTCTTCGCCGCGAGGATCGTCGCGCTCGACGACGCCGGCGTCGCGGAGCGCCTCGCGGCGTACGCGGTGCGCATGCACGACGCGGCGGCCTCCAGCAAGCTCGATTGA
- a CDS encoding ABC transporter ATP-binding protein has product MARHLAVRYEDFTALVGATFTVHYGESLGIVGPNGSGKSTLLKTIAGLLLPASGELRVLGAAPRSLRPGTIAYVPQVESVDWSFPATVWDVVAMGRFARLRFWQRFGAHDREAVRRAIEVVAMTPLAARPIAHLSGGQQQRAFVARAIAQEPQLLLLDEPTTGVDAATEEALRHIVRRLSAAGLTVLTATHDLDNVDEWFDRLLVLDRRVLALGTPREVVASGAYSAIREHTHTHGHLRHDHEPHAAHAAHPEIKA; this is encoded by the coding sequence GTGGCGCGGCATTTGGCGGTGCGCTACGAGGACTTCACTGCCCTGGTCGGCGCGACGTTCACCGTTCACTACGGAGAGTCGCTCGGCATCGTGGGCCCGAACGGCTCCGGAAAGTCGACGCTGCTCAAGACCATCGCGGGCCTGTTGCTGCCGGCGAGCGGGGAGCTGCGCGTACTCGGCGCAGCGCCGCGCAGCCTGCGTCCCGGAACCATCGCCTACGTTCCCCAGGTGGAGTCCGTCGACTGGTCGTTCCCGGCCACCGTGTGGGACGTCGTCGCGATGGGCCGGTTCGCACGGCTGCGCTTCTGGCAGCGCTTCGGCGCGCACGATCGGGAGGCCGTGCGCCGCGCCATCGAAGTCGTCGCCATGACGCCGCTCGCCGCGCGGCCGATCGCGCATCTCTCCGGCGGCCAGCAGCAGCGCGCCTTCGTTGCGCGCGCGATCGCGCAGGAGCCGCAGCTGTTGCTGCTCGACGAGCCGACGACGGGCGTCGATGCGGCGACGGAAGAGGCGCTGCGCCACATCGTGCGCCGGCTCTCCGCCGCGGGCCTGACGGTGCTGACCGCGACGCACGATCTCGACAACGTCGACGAGTGGTTCGATCGCCTGCTCGTGCTGGACCGGCGCGTCCTCGCGCTCGGCACGCCGAGGGAAGTCGTCGCGTCGGGCGCGTACAGCGCGATCCGCGAGCACACGCACACGCACGGCCACCTGCGTCACGACCACGAGCCGCACGCCGCGCACGCCGCTCACCCGGAGATCAAGGCGTGA
- a CDS encoding DoxX family protein — MIINLLATWIPALLIAFLGVLKLTGNPRVAQEMSNVGVGRYLRLLGVMEIAFAAMFVVPATMKLGFILASCYFAGAIATELSHNVLKVNPFVPIVLLWIGAFIRDPRIFF; from the coding sequence ATGATTATCAACTTGCTTGCGACTTGGATTCCAGCGCTATTGATCGCGTTTTTGGGCGTACTGAAGCTCACCGGCAATCCGAGGGTTGCCCAGGAGATGTCGAACGTCGGAGTCGGACGTTATCTTCGACTGCTCGGTGTTATGGAAATTGCATTCGCGGCGATGTTTGTCGTGCCAGCCACGATGAAACTCGGGTTTATTCTCGCGTCCTGCTACTTCGCTGGTGCGATCGCGACCGAGCTGTCGCACAATGTTTTGAAAGTCAATCCTTTTGTCCCGATCGTACTGCTCTGGATCGGCGCTTTCATTCGGGACCCTCGGATTTTCTTCTGA
- a CDS encoding SDR family NAD(P)-dependent oxidoreductase, which yields MSDGARTLIVTGASSGIGHALALLAARERYRVVAVARRAGRLDELAQSIRNGGGSCVTLAGDVTARDMPARIVDAALRAFGRIDVVVNNAGGGTYGPLIEESDAQIDAQLQLNFAAPLRLARAALTSLEATRGQLVFVGSGSARIPLPNYGAYAPAKAALRAAAIQLRRELRPRGIAVTYVDPGLVATEFHSSIGIERAQQVPPITPQRVARAILRGIDRRAAVVHAVPWQSAGTVLGESLGTLADPIIVGTFTPKRTEVPHRQPEPQKSHPTSLEAALEPVARRMERVKLPQNFLREALVPGARLELNVLAMRWAGMPNKNERAALREALDALDAAGYLQRVDDETWTVVRAAD from the coding sequence ATGTCTGACGGCGCTCGCACGCTGATCGTGACCGGCGCGAGCTCCGGCATCGGTCACGCGCTCGCGCTCCTGGCTGCCCGGGAGCGCTATCGCGTCGTGGCGGTCGCGCGCCGCGCGGGGCGCCTCGACGAACTCGCGCAATCCATCCGCAACGGCGGCGGCAGCTGCGTGACGCTCGCCGGCGACGTCACGGCGCGCGACATGCCGGCGCGCATCGTCGACGCGGCGCTGCGCGCATTCGGACGCATCGACGTCGTAGTGAACAACGCCGGCGGCGGCACTTACGGCCCATTGATCGAGGAGAGCGACGCCCAGATCGACGCGCAGTTACAGCTCAACTTCGCGGCCCCGCTCCGCCTGGCTCGCGCGGCGCTGACGTCGCTGGAGGCGACGCGCGGCCAGCTCGTGTTCGTCGGATCCGGGAGCGCGCGAATCCCGCTGCCCAACTACGGCGCGTACGCGCCGGCGAAGGCCGCGCTTCGCGCCGCCGCGATTCAGCTGCGTCGCGAGCTGCGCCCGCGCGGAATTGCCGTGACCTACGTCGACCCCGGTCTGGTAGCAACGGAGTTTCACTCGAGCATCGGCATCGAGCGGGCGCAACAAGTCCCGCCCATTACTCCACAACGGGTCGCCCGCGCGATCTTGCGCGGCATCGATCGCCGCGCGGCGGTCGTGCACGCCGTGCCGTGGCAGTCCGCCGGCACCGTGCTCGGCGAGTCGCTGGGCACGCTCGCCGATCCGATCATCGTCGGCACCTTCACGCCCAAGCGCACTGAAGTACCACATCGTCAACCTGAGCCACAAAAGAGCCATCCAACGTCACTTGAAGCGGCGCTCGAGCCCGTAGCGCGGCGAATGGAGCGCGTAAAACTGCCGCAGAACTTTCTGCGCGAGGCGCTCGTGCCGGGAGCGCGCCTCGAGCTCAACGTGCTGGCGATGCGGTGGGCGGGAATGCCGAATAAGAACGAGCGGGCCGCGCTGCGCGAGGCGCTCGACGCGCTCGACGCGGCGGGCTATCTACAACGTGTGGACGACGAGACCTGGACGGTCGTGCGCGCGGCCGACTGA
- a CDS encoding Fur family transcriptional regulator translates to MGLRADYVTRPREWIASILSRDQRFLSAAEIHRAIKRAGARVSLSTVYRTLDRLSSKGEVTARADAEGEVTYMLCEPAQHHHHAICGECGRVEDVSCSAMEQFAQSLRALHGFELNGHALEFFGRCRSCR, encoded by the coding sequence GTGGGATTACGGGCCGATTACGTGACGCGGCCGCGAGAGTGGATCGCGTCGATTCTATCGCGCGACCAGCGGTTTCTCTCGGCCGCGGAGATCCATCGCGCGATCAAGCGCGCCGGTGCGCGCGTGTCGCTGTCGACGGTCTATCGAACGCTGGACCGTCTGAGCAGCAAGGGTGAGGTGACGGCCCGCGCCGACGCGGAGGGAGAGGTAACCTACATGCTCTGCGAGCCGGCCCAGCATCACCATCACGCAATTTGCGGCGAGTGCGGGCGCGTCGAAGACGTCAGCTGCTCCGCGATGGAGCAGTTCGCGCAGTCGCTGCGCGCGCTGCACGGCTTCGAGCTCAACGGCCACGCGCTGGAGTTCTTCGGAAGGTGCCGCTCGTGCCGATGA
- a CDS encoding cupin domain-containing protein — protein sequence MQNISTLLLLLLIAQASATSISATLSAPKPTVFQANEGDRWLLLGNKPLIFKVDPVSTGSNTLIVGTEVMPPGNKIPTHKHLHEDEVLFIHEGMVRVTLAGRRYEAGTGATVFIPRGNWIGIENASDKTATIVFIFNKPAFERCLRAISSRPGQTFTMPAPAKMASIRAHCDEVMRD from the coding sequence ATGCAGAACATCTCCACACTACTATTGCTGTTGCTTATAGCTCAAGCTTCGGCGACGAGTATTAGCGCGACTTTGAGCGCGCCAAAGCCAACCGTATTCCAAGCAAACGAGGGGGACCGCTGGTTGTTGCTTGGCAACAAACCCCTGATTTTTAAAGTAGACCCGGTCAGCACGGGATCCAATACACTGATCGTGGGCACCGAAGTCATGCCGCCTGGAAACAAGATCCCAACGCACAAGCATCTGCACGAGGACGAAGTTCTATTCATTCATGAGGGTATGGTCCGTGTTACGCTCGCTGGGCGACGATACGAAGCAGGAACGGGCGCGACTGTGTTCATTCCACGTGGAAACTGGATAGGAATCGAGAACGCATCGGACAAAACGGCAACGATCGTATTCATTTTTAACAAACCAGCCTTTGAGCGCTGTCTACGCGCAATCTCGTCACGGCCCGGTCAGACATTCACGATGCCTGCTCCTGCGAAAATGGCGAGCATCCGCGCCCACTGCGACGAAGTGATGAGGGACTGA
- a CDS encoding metal ABC transporter permease yields MTVLTEPFHYAFMERAFVAALAVGLLCSTMGTYVILRKLSFIGDGIAHASFAGIVIAYLRGANFYLGAGIVAVLTAVGIGFVHRRGRISLDTTIGVLFTGMFALGVYLMSQQRSYAVDLQSFLFGDILAVQPQDLWLILVLSIVVAAAVVVLFRGLLYTTFDPVVAQASGIQSPAYEYALLVMLALTIVVSLQAVGIVLVAALLVTPPAAAYQLTSRFAPMMALAALFGAVSTVGGLYLSYYVRASSGATIVLLATLLFFAAIVAKYLRHAAVRVSGGDSV; encoded by the coding sequence GTGACGGTCCTCACGGAGCCGTTCCACTACGCCTTCATGGAGCGCGCCTTCGTCGCGGCGCTCGCCGTGGGTCTGCTCTGCTCGACGATGGGCACGTACGTGATCCTGCGCAAGCTGTCGTTCATCGGCGACGGGATCGCACACGCCTCGTTCGCCGGCATCGTCATCGCATATCTGCGCGGCGCGAACTTCTATCTCGGCGCCGGCATCGTTGCCGTGCTAACGGCGGTGGGCATCGGGTTCGTGCATCGCCGCGGCCGCATCTCGCTCGACACGACGATCGGAGTGCTCTTCACCGGGATGTTCGCCCTCGGCGTCTACCTGATGAGCCAGCAGCGCAGCTACGCGGTGGATCTGCAGAGCTTCCTGTTCGGCGACATCCTCGCGGTCCAGCCGCAGGACCTCTGGCTGATTCTCGTGCTGAGCATCGTCGTGGCCGCGGCGGTCGTCGTGCTCTTCCGCGGCTTGCTCTACACGACGTTCGATCCGGTCGTGGCGCAGGCCAGCGGCATACAGTCGCCGGCTTATGAGTACGCGCTGCTCGTGATGCTGGCGCTCACGATCGTCGTCTCACTGCAGGCCGTCGGCATCGTGCTCGTCGCCGCGTTGCTCGTCACGCCGCCGGCGGCGGCGTACCAGCTCACGTCGCGGTTCGCGCCGATGATGGCGCTCGCTGCGCTGTTCGGTGCGGTCAGCACGGTCGGGGGCCTTTATCTCTCGTACTACGTCCGCGCTTCCAGCGGCGCAACGATCGTGCTGCTCGCGACGCTGCTGTTCTTCGCCGCGATCGTCGCGAAGTATCTGCGCCACGCCGCGGTCCGCGTATCGGGCGGTGACTCAGTTTGA
- a CDS encoding DUF1254 domain-containing protein — translation MTCKKSCAKNRFACAIAFLITVVCTRLSAAADDHTGLSSAQSEAVASWAGALSIEAATYCLPIVAMYNLRYSIAFAPNAESKPGEIWRFADIATPAVARQTGYVSPNVNVLYGFGFVDLGREPAILRVPNSGGRYYMVEMVDMWTNDFAYAGGRATGYGGGTFALVGPGWQGSLPAGVSRIDAPTRWIELQPRVFVKDRADLAAAKSVLDRITITSLAEYAGRTQSESASYNYAVPELDPTVASSKMQFKDPLQFWALCSAAMNENPPPQAQIEAVLPRYAYLGLELGKPWTTERANPLVLQPMKKAASEIAGLMGSVGAIAGTKNGWVLPNPKVGNAGADYVARAIIAQFGLTANTVDEAVYYSGVADSNGHPLSGAKKYTLNFAGDMSYLKSIPPGFWSVSMYDADSGYTSANPIERYSLGSSDDLKKNRDGSFTLYVQHDNPGPDKASNWLPAPEGPFYLILRNYAPTPAVSEGLKSPATFVGPPAIVPQP, via the coding sequence ATGACGTGCAAAAAAAGCTGCGCTAAGAACCGCTTCGCGTGCGCGATCGCGTTCCTCATCACCGTCGTCTGCACGAGGCTGAGCGCAGCGGCAGACGACCACACCGGGCTGTCGTCCGCGCAATCTGAAGCGGTCGCGTCTTGGGCCGGCGCGCTCTCGATAGAGGCGGCAACGTACTGCTTACCGATCGTCGCCATGTATAACTTGCGCTATTCCATCGCATTCGCGCCGAACGCAGAGTCGAAGCCCGGTGAAATCTGGCGTTTCGCCGACATCGCGACGCCGGCAGTAGCGCGGCAGACCGGGTACGTTTCTCCCAATGTGAATGTGTTGTACGGGTTCGGTTTCGTCGACTTAGGCCGTGAACCAGCGATCCTGAGGGTACCGAACTCTGGCGGGCGATACTACATGGTCGAGATGGTCGACATGTGGACCAACGACTTTGCGTACGCCGGAGGACGCGCCACGGGCTATGGCGGGGGAACCTTCGCCCTTGTCGGGCCGGGCTGGCAGGGCTCGCTTCCGGCAGGAGTGAGCCGCATCGATGCACCGACGCGATGGATCGAGCTGCAGCCACGCGTCTTCGTCAAGGACCGCGCAGACCTAGCCGCGGCGAAGAGCGTGCTGGACCGGATCACGATAACGAGCCTCGCCGAGTACGCGGGCCGCACGCAGTCCGAGTCGGCCTCGTACAACTACGCGGTACCGGAGCTCGACCCGACGGTTGCGTCGAGTAAGATGCAGTTCAAAGATCCGTTGCAGTTTTGGGCGCTGTGCTCGGCCGCGATGAACGAGAACCCGCCACCGCAGGCCCAGATCGAGGCCGTGCTTCCGCGCTACGCGTATCTCGGGTTAGAGCTGGGCAAGCCCTGGACGACGGAGCGCGCAAATCCCCTCGTGCTGCAGCCGATGAAGAAGGCTGCGAGCGAAATCGCGGGGCTGATGGGGAGCGTGGGCGCCATCGCCGGGACGAAGAACGGTTGGGTACTTCCGAACCCCAAAGTGGGCAACGCCGGGGCCGATTACGTGGCGCGGGCGATTATCGCCCAGTTCGGCCTAACGGCGAACACCGTCGACGAAGCGGTGTACTACAGCGGTGTTGCGGATAGTAACGGCCACCCGCTCTCGGGAGCGAAGAAGTACACGTTGAACTTCGCAGGCGACATGTCGTACCTCAAATCGATCCCACCGGGGTTCTGGTCGGTATCGATGTACGATGCGGACTCGGGCTATACCAGTGCGAACCCTATCGAGCGCTATTCGCTTGGCAGCAGCGACGACCTCAAGAAGAACCGCGACGGCTCGTTCACGCTCTATGTACAGCACGACAATCCCGGCCCCGATAAGGCGTCGAATTGGCTTCCCGCGCCGGAAGGCCCCTTCTACCTCATTTTGCGCAATTACGCGCCGACTCCGGCCGTCTCCGAGGGCCTCAAGTCACCGGCAACCTTCGTTGGTCCACCCGCGATCGTACCGCAGCCGTAA